Proteins found in one Paenibacillus sp. FSL R10-2782 genomic segment:
- a CDS encoding formate--tetrahydrofolate ligase, which produces MKRIIEVAKEAGIEEEHLETYGKFKAKLNPSLWEQVKDRPNGKLVLVTAMNPTPAGEGKTLTTIGLSQALNALGHKTIAALREPSLGPCFGMKGGATGGGKAQIVPAEDINLHFTGDIHAISAAHNLLAAMIDNHLFHGNALRLKPERIMWKRAVDMNDRSLRSIVTGLGTGNGAVRESGFLITSASEVMAVLCLSENIDDLKVRLGRMVIGYNEAGETVTAEDLQAVEGMAVLLRDALKPNLVQTLEGTPVIVHGGPFANIAHGCSSLIGTKLALKLGEVVVTEAGFGAELGAEKFFDIKCRQSGLEPDAAVLVVTAKALKYNGGVAKNELDAENLEQLQLGLANMIRHVRNLQKFGVPVLVAINHFVTDSEAELELIFAECGKLGVPAELSQVWAQGSQGGAKLAQSLLHLLQEDKAHFAPLYDHTLDLQEKINVIAKELYGAAEVVYTPAAKRALSGMEQLGFGQLPVCMAKTPYSFSDQPSLLGAPEGFTIHVSRVSLSAGAGFVVVETGNTMTMPGLPKSPAAEHMSLEPDGSIQGLM; this is translated from the coding sequence ATGAAGCGGATTATTGAAGTAGCCAAAGAAGCAGGAATCGAAGAAGAGCATCTGGAGACGTATGGAAAATTTAAAGCGAAGCTGAATCCGTCCCTATGGGAGCAGGTAAAGGACCGTCCGAACGGAAAGCTGGTGCTGGTCACAGCAATGAATCCGACTCCTGCGGGGGAAGGAAAAACGCTAACCACCATTGGACTGTCGCAGGCGCTGAATGCGTTGGGGCACAAGACCATAGCTGCGCTGCGTGAGCCGTCACTTGGCCCCTGCTTTGGCATGAAAGGGGGAGCAACCGGGGGAGGAAAAGCCCAGATTGTTCCGGCCGAGGATATTAACCTGCATTTTACGGGCGATATTCACGCGATTTCGGCTGCGCATAATTTGCTGGCAGCGATGATTGACAATCATTTGTTTCATGGCAATGCTTTGCGCTTGAAGCCGGAACGAATCATGTGGAAACGGGCTGTAGATATGAATGACCGGAGTTTGCGAAGTATAGTAACCGGATTGGGAACAGGTAATGGAGCAGTGAGAGAGAGCGGATTTCTGATTACCTCGGCCTCGGAAGTGATGGCGGTATTGTGCCTGAGCGAGAATATTGACGACCTTAAAGTACGATTGGGCCGGATGGTCATCGGATATAATGAAGCGGGCGAAACGGTAACGGCGGAGGATTTGCAAGCAGTGGAAGGTATGGCTGTGCTGCTTCGGGATGCGTTAAAGCCGAATCTGGTGCAAACGCTGGAGGGAACACCCGTCATTGTGCATGGTGGTCCTTTTGCTAATATTGCGCACGGATGCAGCAGTCTGATCGGTACGAAGCTGGCATTGAAGCTAGGGGAGGTTGTCGTGACGGAGGCCGGATTCGGGGCTGAGCTGGGGGCGGAAAAGTTTTTTGATATCAAATGCCGTCAGTCTGGTTTGGAGCCGGATGCGGCTGTGTTGGTTGTAACCGCCAAAGCGCTGAAATATAACGGTGGTGTAGCTAAAAATGAGCTGGACGCGGAAAATCTGGAGCAATTACAGCTTGGATTAGCCAATATGATTCGGCATGTACGGAATCTACAAAAATTTGGCGTGCCTGTATTGGTAGCGATCAACCATTTTGTAACAGACAGCGAAGCCGAATTGGAACTGATTTTTGCGGAGTGTGGCAAGCTGGGTGTACCCGCAGAGCTATCGCAGGTGTGGGCACAGGGAAGCCAAGGGGGAGCAAAGCTGGCCCAAAGTCTGCTACATCTGCTCCAAGAGGACAAAGCTCATTTTGCACCGTTGTATGATCATACGCTTGACTTGCAAGAGAAAATTAATGTCATTGCGAAGGAGCTTTATGGTGCGGCAGAGGTAGTATATACTCCTGCGGCTAAACGGGCCTTGTCCGGTATGGAGCAGCTTGGCTTCGGGCAACTGCCTGTATGCATGGCCAAAACGCCGTATTCTTTTTCAGATCAGCCGTCTCTGCTAGGTGCACCGGAGGGCTTCACGATCCACGTGTCCAGAGTGTCATTGTCCGCAGGAGCAGGCTTTGTGGTCGTGGAAACGGGCAATACAATGACCATGCCCGGTCTACCCAAATCTCCGGCAGCCGAGCATATGTCGTTGGAGCCGGATGGGAGCATTCAGGGCTTGATGTAG
- a CDS encoding 3'-5' exonuclease, which translates to MLVNKSITVFDFETSGLNPEKDQVIEIAAIRCMGDEVISEFSTLIKFDGNLSPKVIELTGIKVENLTHGLTEDTAFRILNRIIGDSLLVAHNAAFDLSFLHHTLMRLANRSIQNSFIDTLTVCRDKLYYPHTLNDVCAHYAVTLDGAHRAMNDVYACWEVFKRITQEVNIESYINKLSYLKKYGPPKWVPSYAKLVATENKYK; encoded by the coding sequence ATGCTAGTGAATAAATCCATTACAGTATTTGATTTTGAGACATCTGGCCTGAACCCTGAAAAAGATCAAGTTATTGAAATTGCTGCTATCCGTTGCATGGGTGATGAAGTAATATCTGAATTTTCAACATTAATAAAATTTGATGGGAATTTATCCCCAAAAGTAATTGAATTAACAGGAATCAAAGTGGAAAATTTGACACATGGTTTAACTGAGGATACGGCATTCAGGATCTTAAATCGAATCATAGGTGATAGTTTATTGGTTGCGCATAATGCTGCTTTCGATTTATCATTTTTACATCACACATTAATGAGATTAGCCAATAGAAGTATTCAGAATTCTTTTATTGATACACTTACTGTATGTAGAGATAAATTATATTATCCACATACGTTGAATGATGTCTGCGCTCATTACGCAGTAACATTGGATGGTGCACATAGAGCAATGAATGATGTTTACGCATGTTGGGAAGTGTTTAAACGTATAACTCAAGAAGTAAACATAGAGAGTTACATAAATAAATTAAGCTACTTAAAAAAATATGGCCCCCCTAAATGGGTACCTTCTTATGCGAAATTAGTAGCAACTGAGAATAAATATAAATAA